TCCTAAGAACATTAACAACTGTTAGCGATAGAGATCAGGGTTTTAAAAACTCACCCCCCCCATCCTCCCCCACACAGAGTTGAGTCTCAGACAAGAACGTAACCTCAGAAGTAAAAAGAACATATTCTTTAACGATCAATCAGTTAATCAACCAATCTTCaccagtaggccatcttctgagcTATAGAAACTACTTCCTGAATTGTCTGGAAATGAAGCCAAGGTGTCCCCAAAATCCCACTGTCGAAGCCCCTCCAGGACACATGGACTTCATCAAAGCCTGACTTCTGCTATCCAGACACTTTTGATCTGCTTTCTATTCTGTTGTGGGCTCGGTTTCCTCTGGCTCTCCCACGtatcccccccacccctttctcccttttccaCTTTGAGGGCATTCTTGGGTGTTTCCAAAGCAACAACTGCCCCCTTGCATATATTTCCATCAAATTACCAGAAACAGAACCATGCCCTACATAGAACAATGGATCCACCACACTGCTAATTGCTTAAGATTCTGGGAAGCCCAGAGTCTAAGCccacaaatacactccttcagatCTGCATGCACACTGTCTCCTTTCTGTCCATCCCTCCCCACTCACTTTGGCCAAGAACCCACAGTTGATATTCCCAGGGGAAAGTTATGACTCCCGATCAAGACAAAGGAAGGTTATTTGTTTACAGACATAGTCTGGCCCTGTGGGAAAAAGGGGGGGGCATGAGACATTCCACTAAGACTGGTTTCACCATTTACTAGTTAAACAACTTTGGGAAAGTTAAGGCACTTCCCTATACTTCCATCTTCCCATCCATGAAATAAGAACTCCATATCCCTTAGATCTGTTAGAAAGATCCAGAGAAGCCATCTTTAGAAGTACTCTGCGTGAACTTGATAAGTACCAGGAAGACAACTGTTCTCATGAGTGCAGACCCAGGCCCGCTTTCATATGCTCTTAGAATAGTTTGTTGCCTTTATAGAGAGGAATATCAATGTCGGTGTGAGATAAGGTCAACTTCTTAAAATCGAAACAGTGCTGACCATCCTTCTTAGTGatacagaaagaaatgaagaggctTAGGGAGGGCATAGGCAAACAACAAAGATTAAAGATCCTTCCAGAAATCAAAGCAAACTGCAGAGCTGACCACCCTTAAGGTCCTACCTCAACTCCACCACGCTTCTGTCACTAAGGGGTGTCACTCCACCTCTTTTAGTGATTCAAGTGAGCTGGGCCTTGTGCTTTAGATTATCTTGtaaaatctgatgtcctcttccccAGAACTCCTGTCTGTTTTGGTTCTGTCTGCTGAAATAATTCCATGAAATGAATGTTGGTCACACCTCTCTGAAGAGCCCCCATCTTCCCTAAGTGAAACATTGTCTCTCTCACTGGTTCATCGGCCATCTCAGCCATTTTCTTGTGACTACAAGCTGATGAGTCAGTGCCCTTGTCACAAAGAAGGACCCAGAACTAAAATGTTTTATTCTAGTCTTTCAATAAGCTGATAAGAGACAAGGTGGGCCATAGGTGAACATCTAGGTTCTGGAAGACTCTAGGAGTGTATCCAGAGTGTTCACTTTAGACTACTTTCCTTTCGTCATTACCTCTCACTTGTGAACAAAAGCAATTACTAAATTTTCACAGATAAACTTCTGCTCCATGAGGCATACCTGCCCTTAACTTGGGTGACTAGTTAGTTCTGCATCAGCCTTTTAGTCAAGGTAAAGAATGCTGGAACATGGATTCTCAACAGATTCATCCATCCTATAGGGCAGAAGAGTAGTTTGTGTTATCTCTCTGCTTTTAGGGATGGGAAGATAAACTGTCCTGGCATGTAAGAGCTTACCAAGGTAAAGTTGTCTGAAGGCAGGGCTCTggttttttaatgttaaaaaaaagtagGGGTGCCAGACATGGTGTCTTGGATTTGTGAACTCACTAGAGATGATGAAGTGGGGTTGTTGGGATAttaaaaccagcctggtctacatgtgagtttcaggctagtcaGAGCTGTATAGAAAGAtccagaaagggagagaggacggGAGtaaaagagggagagatggagagaggaaaaaaCATGCTACGCATCACTGTAGTTATCAGAAATGGAAAGTCCCATTTCTGTCCTGCCCTTTGATGGAAATTTGGACAATTTCTCAACCAGGAGAGAGATCACACTCTTCCAGCCGGTCTCCAGGAAAAAGATTTCACACAAATATTTCTCTGGAGACCTGGGAACTAAATTGCCAATCCCAAGTTAGTTTCCATGTGTGGAAATGTTCCTTGCAATCTCATAAGTTTTAGGCAATACCAAAATTACTTTCAAAGCCATCAGAAAGTTGTCACTTCAGCTCCATGCTATGAAAGTAAGTCACTGATAACTGGGAACATTATTGCTTAATTGTGGCAGCCATTAATGATGGAAGAAGGGGAGCCAGCTTCTgggtggctgtgtgtgtgagcCTTGGCTGAACCTGCTTCAGTAGAATAAAGTAGGAGAGGGGCCTGGGGTCTTCTCACAAAGCCTTGGGTGTTGAACCCATAGGAGGCCAAGACCTACGCTAGTCTGTCTTCTATGTCTCTGTTCTATTCCCATCTCACAGGAATGAAGAAATAGAGTTCCCCCAAAAGGGACTAAGTCTTTCTACCGAGTCTCGTGTCAGCAGTGGGGCTGGGTTATCCTGGGATCTTAGCCTTTCTGGCCAGTGCCTCTGTCATGGCTAACACCAGAGAGGAGTCCCGGGGTCTTGTTCAAGTGAACTGAAAGGAGACTGACAGAGTGGAGAAGCTGCAGCCTTTGAGGAAGTCAATCACAGCTGTTACTCCTAATAACTCCCTCAACATTATCTGATGATGGTAGATTTAGTCCTGGGACCAGGGTAGACCCTGCCAGTCCTGAGCACTAGTGGGCCTTTGACAGACTCACAGGACCTGCTCTCATTAATCTAACCCCAAGCCCTGGGCTCTCACACCCTGTTCCTTCCTCTACTTCCCAAACCTCCTCCAGACCTGGCTCCTTGCTGTCCTGTCAGCCATGGGACCTCTGCCTCATGGATGCATTCCTTCTGCTGGGGCTACACAGCCCCCTTCCTCCGCCTTCCTCAAGCCTTGTTCAAATGCTACCTCCTCAACAAGGCCTCCCTGGCTGCCCTTTTCAAAACTGTCAGTGAAGCACCTGCCCTAAAAGCAGGAGCATCTGAGGTCAATCTCCAGACcctcatgaaaaacaaacaagcctagCACAACATCACTTGCAATCTCACTctgggagaaacagagacaggtgggtccctgCTGTTAGCCACTTGTAAGCCAGCCTAGCACACTTGGTGAGTTCtcggccaatgagagaccctgtcttaaactcAAGTAGGCAGTGCCTGGGGAATGAAACCAGGGGGtgttatcctctggcctccacatacatgtgcactgaCAAATGTGTACCTTTATGCACTCgagtacccacacacacacaaccatgcatatgaacacacacacacactaaatataccTTACCCTTCCTCGTGTTCCGAATCCATATTTGCTATTTTTGTGGTTTCCAATATTACATACTATATACTAGTCTAATGTGCTGTGTGATTTActtcttttgtctttctctccCGCTAGAATATTTTGGTGACAGATCTTGCTTCATTCACAAATACTCTATCTCAATACACAGAGTATCTTGGCATAGCAATTATCCAAATATGTAGAATGATACCCAAAGGCATTGCAGGAAATTGGTGACTAACGTCTGTTGATAACCATGCTGTTAATCCAGTTATAAACTTTCAAAGCCAGGTGACCAAATTTCAGGGGGTCTGGGGTAGTGAGGGGCTAGAGCATTGGTTGTTCTTGGTCTTACGTGATTTGTGAAATCACAGGGATCCTTGCACCACATCATTTTTCCATCTGTCAAGTTTATTGGCATCACTGAGACAGTTTGTGTCTAAGCATGGCCAGCAAGTGTCCTTATCCCTTCTGAGATGGCAGCAGCATCCTCAGAGGTTCAGTCTCTCTGGGTCTAGAGTTTTCTCTAAGGTCTCCTGCACTCGTTCCTTGGGGTGGCTCCCTCTTTATGCCAGCTCAATGTGTCTGCTTCCACCAGCCCTGATGGCTCACTCTGAGAGGTCACAAGGTTCTAATGTCCCCATTTCCTTTCCAAGAATGCCAAGTTTTCCACCAAAAAAGAAGCTCCCTTCGTTCTGGAAACGTCCGAAATCGGCTCAGATCTGTTTGCGGGAGTAGAAGCCAAAGGCCTAAGCGTTCGGTAAGTCCCTTTACTCCACGTgtatatttttaaggaaaaaaagaccaacaacagaCTTCAGATTTCAGATGTCTCTATACACAAGAGCGGCTCTTAGTGCTACCGTGTTGTTTTACTCCCAGGTTCAAAGTGGTCTTGAATAGCTGCTGGGCCACCCCCTCGGCTGACTTCATGTACCCCTTACAGTGGCAGCTCATCAATAAGGGGTAAGTGTCAATCTCCAGAGTCAAGGCAGAGCGGTGCGTACAGTGTGTCCTGGTGTCTTTCGCTGTGGCTTAGGAGGAAACTTCTTGGTCATACTGGATCCTTTTGGTGGAAACCCAGGTTGCACGAGTCTCTAGTGATATCACAGTAGATGTATTGCCAGGTATTTTCTGAACACAGGAGCACACCTGCCACAGCACACTCCCTCAAAGGGCAAATCCATGTGGGGAGGGGAGGTCGCTCGTGGAGGCTGCCACCACCAAAGCAACCAGAGGTATCTGTCACTGAGAGGCAGGTGCCACAGTCTGTGCCAAGGCATCTTGGCTTGCCCAttacctgcctcccctcccccactcacaaAGCTCCTCTTACAGTATTTTCCACTGGCTGATACCAGGCCTGGAGCACTCTGGCAGCAAAGAGCTATTTTAAGGTTTCATGTCTTGAGTTCAGGCGAGGATCTCAGGTTTATTGGCCAAACAATCCTGTCAGAGCTTCATAAGTTGGAAAATTCTCACAGCCCCGTCTCTGCAGAGGCCACAACAAACAGAAATAACACTGACCCTTGGCCCAGATAGGAAGGTGCGACCTTTGTTTCTCTCTCATGACTTCTGAAAGAGAATTCTGAGATGACATTTCTTTAAGGTCCTCCTTCTGTCTCAGTAACCATACATTTAGATATTTCGTTCCAGTCATTATCTGGATCATATATGGAAAATATGACTATGGCTTTTTTTTGTAAAAGTTATTATATATACAATTGATGGAACATAAATTCCTTTTTCCAGTTTCAGGCAAAACCTAATGATACACACAGAGATAATTGGTGGGTGTGGCTCAGTTTAGGTGTCTATGGCAACATTGGGAAACAGGATTCCCACCCATCATGGAGACCCTCCCTCTGTGTTACCCTGGGGTCTTCCCCAGTCATGAAGAGGGCTTTAACTCTTGTAGacttgacttttctttttaagttggttggttggtttttctggtttttcaagacagggtttctctgtgtagtcctgactgtcctggaactcactctgtagaccagtctggccttgacctcggaaatctgcctgcctctgcctcccgagtgctgggatcaaaggtgtgctccaccactgcctggctagacttgacttcttctttttggggggagggaggggggttcaagacagggtttctctgtatagctctggtttgtagaccaggctggcctcgaactcagaaatttgcctgcctctgtctcccaagtgctgggattaaaggcgtgtgccaccatgcccggctagacTTGACTTCTTTAGGACAGGGGTTCAACTTAGCAGATGCGTGGGTTCTCGTAAGTCACTCCTCTCTATTTTAGGATGGAACAATCACATCCATTCCCGTGGCTCTGTCATCGACCTCACACTTAGAGATCAGAAACCTCTGGAAAGACAAATAGCTCCTCACAAGCCTAGCAGGATGCTGTGTGAGGTTTTTGCCTTGGAGCCTTTTTGGAGCTCTCTGGTGTGatgtttccttctcccttccctctgcaTCCCAGCTGCCCCACCGATGAGACAGTCCTCGTGCATGAGAACGGCAAAGACCACAGGGCCACTTTCCAATTCAATGCCTTCCGGTTCCAGAACATCCCCAAACTTTCCAAGGTTTGGTTACACTGTGAGACGTTCATCTGCGACAGTGAGAAGCTCTCCTGCCCCGTGGTGAGGGTCCTGGCTCCAGAAGGAAGATATTACCCCCAGGGGGCTGGGACTGGAGGAGCCGGATTTGATCTTGGAATTGTGGgtccagggtggggaggcagaaggTCTGAGCCTGTCTACCTTGCTACCAAAACTTATCAGCCTTGACTTGCTGGAGCTGATTTCATCATTTTTGAACACAGGTCATCAGCTCTGATGGGTGTTCCCTTGTCAGAGAACAatgtcagattaaaaaaaaaaaaaacagaggctaATAATAGGCATGGAAATGCTTTGAAAAAGTTAGAAGGGTAAAGGAATCAAGATGTAGACAGAACGATTAAGATAGGCAACTGCAGTCTGGATTGGACTATGTTCAGAGAAACACTGGCTGTGTGGGTCACAGTGGGCtgcacagggtggggggagggccaATACCCTGTGGTTCTGGGCTTTACTGAGCTTCAAACACTTCCTCGGGGATTGGAGGCTGCCGAGGGCTGCACTTCTAAGAGGCTGCCAGCCCATGCGACCTGGAGGAACTACAGAAGAGGCTACAAGCCTGGAGGCCGACTCTCTCTCATGCAGCTAGAAAACAGATGCTTGTGAacacagggaggaagagagagagagacccagagagTGCAGGGCTGGGAGGAGGAGAACCAGTTAGTTCTTGAGTTGCAGTTttaacagaagaaaatgaagccGGACACATTTTGTGAGCATTCATCTTTTATCTCTGGGTTAAGAGTAAAAAGCTTAGAGAAAGGTGTGGTGCCCATTCCTCCCCTGGAATTCTGACGAACTACTCCCCCAGGATTCCCCAGCCTGGGGGAGTAGATGAATtctaggtgtgtgtgcacatgtgcatgtgtgcatgtgtgggcgtGGCGTGTACTTTATGTATCAGTTGCTATGTAGCGACTGGACGACTTTGACTCCTtgaagttcatttttcttttttctctttttcatttctcctcCCGGTCTTCAGAACTGTGACAAACGGAAGCGCATGCTACGTGACCAGACAGGAGGTGTCCTGGTTGTGGAGTTGTCCCTGAGGAGTAAGCTGATTGCCCAATATGTGTACTCCTGGGCTGTGTCCACAGGCACCACAGGTTTGAGCATTTTGATTGAATTGCCAAACCAGGCGTGCCTGTGGACACAGCACTCACGGGCTCCTTGA
This genomic stretch from Mus musculus strain C57BL/6J chromosome 19, GRCm38.p6 C57BL/6J harbors:
- the Tectb gene encoding beta-tectorin isoform X1 translates to MVVRAFVLLALFAEASAKSCTPNKADVILVFCYPKTIITKIPECPYGWEVHQLALGGLCYNGVHEGGYYQFVIPDLSPKNKSYCGTQSEYKPPIYHFYSHIVSNDSTVIVKNQPVNYSFSCTYHSTYLVNQAAFDQRVATVHVKNGSMGTFESQLSLNFYTNAKFSTKKEAPFVLETSEIGSDLFAGVEAKGLSVRFKVVLNSCWATPSADFMYPLQWQLINKGCPTDETVLVHENGKDHRATFQFNAFRFQNIPKLSKVWLHCETFICDSEKLSCPVNCDKRKRMLRDQTGGVLVVELSLRSKLIAQYVYSWAVSTGTTGLSILIELPNQACLWTQHSRAP